From one [Ruminococcus] lactaris ATCC 29176 genomic stretch:
- a CDS encoding DUF4194 domain-containing protein, whose amino-acid sequence MIEYYDLLNEEEQDDMRDLIQLLLRQTFLLERKYDRRAGRMVPVREYRFADRHLDFLKEYFRIAGITLRQNVHMGLIYIQEEALWGEKLSRLATIYILILKILYDEQMASVSSSNHVVVTLGMINGKAGDFHILTGMPSPTEMRKTIALLKKYQILEPLDVMEELDENSRMVIYPCINTVLVGDDVRELLGTFSEEEYSGDETAVQGTIEDMPE is encoded by the coding sequence ATGATAGAATATTATGATTTACTAAATGAGGAAGAGCAGGATGATATGAGAGACCTGATCCAGTTATTGCTGCGTCAGACATTTCTGCTGGAAAGGAAATATGACCGCCGGGCAGGAAGGATGGTTCCGGTGAGGGAGTACCGGTTTGCAGACCGGCATCTGGATTTCCTGAAAGAATATTTCCGGATTGCGGGGATCACACTCCGACAGAATGTGCATATGGGGCTGATCTATATTCAGGAAGAAGCATTATGGGGAGAGAAGCTTTCAAGGCTTGCAACGATCTATATTCTGATTCTGAAGATCCTTTATGATGAGCAGATGGCAAGTGTATCATCGAGCAATCATGTGGTGGTGACACTCGGGATGATCAATGGAAAGGCAGGAGATTTTCATATTCTGACCGGGATGCCGTCTCCGACGGAAATGCGTAAGACGATCGCACTGCTGAAAAAGTATCAGATTTTAGAGCCGTTGGATGTCATGGAAGAGCTGGATGAAAATTCGAGGATGGTCATTTATCCGTGTATCAATACCGTTCTTGTGGGTGATGATGTAAGGGAACTTTTAGGTACGTTCAGTGAGGAGGAATACAGTGGAGACGAGACAGCAGTTCAAGGCACTATCGAAGATATGCCTGAATAA
- a CDS encoding Wadjet anti-phage system protein JetA family protein → MQSHYEIPDTFWSLFRSVNREIYIESLLCINQEYEYSNYFLTREVCLQILNDMNTQKRIRLEREESETELDLLETTSSRILNWLVKTGWLKKIEDYTSLTTNIVIPDYAAIFIEAFEKLSSQELEETDLYIQNVYATLYSFQNNPKVNLNMLRTALVNTKKLNKALQDMLHNMDKFFERLLDKKTYGELLREHLDGYVEEVVRKKYHILKTSDNFYIYKMDIKKCLREMRENDEWIESVRARAKAAGDEKEDVLEILDQIERGFDDIEHRIANMDKEHTKYVRATVTRLNYLLSGETDTKGLVVQLLNRISAEENGVKKEEKLRKTAERMNLSYLEILSEKSLYKRRKSRTDFISKMETEEETEDLNREEVLKMNRIQMRYSRAEIEEFIQAHMTGDIMDAGAMKDMTDEDFEKLILAYDYSTRRNSKYAALNEEDRMVENGRYRYPDLKFIQRRP, encoded by the coding sequence ATGCAGTCACATTATGAAATCCCGGATACATTTTGGAGCTTATTCCGCTCGGTGAATAGAGAAATTTATATAGAATCACTGCTGTGCATTAATCAGGAATATGAGTACAGCAATTATTTCCTGACGAGAGAAGTCTGCCTGCAGATCTTAAATGATATGAATACGCAGAAGAGGATCAGGCTGGAGCGTGAGGAGTCAGAGACGGAGCTGGATCTGCTGGAGACTACTTCTTCCCGGATTCTGAACTGGCTGGTGAAGACGGGCTGGTTAAAAAAAATTGAAGATTATACTTCACTGACAACGAATATCGTGATCCCGGATTATGCGGCGATTTTTATTGAGGCATTTGAGAAGCTGTCTTCGCAGGAGCTGGAAGAGACGGATCTTTATATTCAGAATGTCTATGCTACGTTGTATTCATTTCAGAATAATCCGAAAGTCAACCTGAATATGCTGCGGACTGCCCTGGTGAATACAAAGAAGTTGAACAAAGCCCTGCAGGATATGCTTCATAATATGGATAAGTTTTTTGAGCGGCTGCTGGATAAGAAGACGTATGGTGAACTGCTTCGGGAGCATTTGGACGGATACGTGGAAGAGGTTGTGCGGAAGAAATATCATATTCTTAAGACTTCGGATAATTTTTATATTTACAAGATGGATATTAAGAAATGTCTCCGGGAAATGCGGGAGAATGATGAATGGATCGAAAGCGTGCGTGCAAGAGCGAAAGCTGCAGGGGATGAGAAAGAAGATGTGCTGGAGATCCTGGATCAGATTGAGCGTGGATTTGATGATATTGAACACCGGATTGCCAATATGGATAAAGAGCATACAAAATACGTGCGTGCCACGGTGACACGTCTGAACTATCTGCTCAGCGGTGAGACGGATACAAAGGGGCTGGTGGTACAGCTTCTGAATCGGATTTCGGCAGAGGAGAACGGTGTAAAGAAGGAGGAGAAGCTGCGGAAGACAGCGGAACGGATGAATCTTTCTTATCTGGAGATCCTGTCAGAGAAATCTTTGTATAAGAGAAGAAAGAGTCGGACGGATTTCATCAGTAAGATGGAAACGGAAGAGGAGACGGAAGATCTGAACCGTGAAGAGGTACTGAAGATGAACCGGATTCAGATGCGATACAGCCGGGCGGAGATCGAAGAATTTATCCAGGCTCATATGACCGGGGATATCATGGATGCAGGGGCAATGAAGGATATGACGGATGAGGATTTTGAAAAACTGATCCTTGCGTATGATTACAGTACACGTCGGAACAGCAAATATGCTGCGTTGAATGAAGAAGACAGGATGGTGGAGAACGGCAGGTATCGTTATCCGGATCTGAAATTTATACAGAGGAGGCCCTGA
- a CDS encoding guanylate kinase — protein MGKIFYLMGKSSSGKDTIYKELLQGFPKMKRIVLYTTRPRREGECDGVEYFFTDEEKLQQFRKQGQLIEERSYHTQYGVWSYFTADDGQINLRQEDYLVIGTLESYRAMKEYFGAESLVPLYIEVEDGLRLTRALEREKRQSQPRYDELCRRFLADSKDFSEENLRAAGIEKRFQNVDLEECIEAIEREIRGCDFL, from the coding sequence ATGGGTAAGATATTTTACCTGATGGGTAAGAGTTCTTCCGGAAAAGATACGATTTATAAAGAACTGCTTCAAGGATTTCCCAAAATGAAAAGGATTGTATTGTATACAACACGTCCGAGAAGAGAAGGAGAATGTGATGGTGTAGAATATTTTTTTACAGATGAAGAAAAATTGCAGCAATTCAGGAAGCAGGGGCAGTTGATCGAGGAAAGATCTTACCATACGCAGTATGGGGTATGGAGTTATTTTACAGCGGACGACGGACAGATCAATCTGAGACAGGAGGATTATCTGGTGATTGGGACGCTTGAATCCTATCGGGCAATGAAAGAGTATTTTGGAGCAGAAAGTCTGGTTCCTCTTTATATTGAAGTAGAAGACGGACTGCGGTTGACAAGGGCATTAGAGCGGGAAAAGAGACAGAGTCAGCCCAGGTATGATGAATTGTGCCGACGGTTTCTGGCGGATTCAAAAGATTTTTCTGAGGAAAATCTGAGAGCAGCAGGGATAGAAAAAAGATTTCAGAATGTGGATCTGGAGGAGTGCATCGAAGCCATTGAAAGGGAAATTAGGGGGTGTGACTTCCTATAA
- the holB gene encoding DNA polymerase III subunit delta', whose protein sequence is MSSFKDVVGHKNIIKYIESAVQADAVSHAYILNGERGSGKKLLANLFAMSLQCQDRDENGEACGKCQSCKQALHGNQPDIVRVSHEKPTTISVDDIRQQVNNDIVIKPYSSKYKIYIIPEADLMSVQAQNALLKTIEEPPEYAVIMLLTENAEVLLPTIRSRCVMMKLRNIKDQLVKKYLMEQMEIPDYKADVCVAFAQGNMGKAIMLANSDYFNEIKEEVVHLLRNIDEMDVPELMDAVKKCMTYKLEINDYLDMMAIWYRDVLIYKATKNVDRVVFSDQLRYIKARASKSSYEGIEKILEALETAKARMKANVNFELVIELLLLTIKEN, encoded by the coding sequence ATGAGTAGTTTTAAAGATGTAGTAGGACATAAGAATATAATCAAGTATATTGAGAGTGCGGTCCAGGCGGATGCGGTTTCCCATGCGTATATATTGAATGGTGAACGTGGTTCGGGAAAGAAGCTTCTGGCGAATCTTTTTGCTATGAGTCTGCAGTGTCAGGATCGTGATGAGAACGGAGAGGCATGTGGAAAATGCCAGTCCTGTAAGCAGGCATTGCATGGAAATCAGCCGGATATTGTCCGTGTGTCACATGAGAAGCCAACCACGATCAGTGTTGATGATATCAGACAGCAGGTTAATAATGATATTGTAATCAAGCCTTATAGCAGTAAGTATAAAATTTATATCATCCCAGAAGCGGATCTGATGAGCGTACAGGCACAGAATGCTCTTTTGAAGACGATTGAAGAGCCACCGGAGTATGCGGTTATCATGCTGCTGACAGAAAATGCAGAGGTGCTGCTGCCAACGATCCGTTCGAGATGTGTTATGATGAAGCTGAGAAATATCAAGGATCAGCTTGTGAAGAAGTATCTGATGGAGCAGATGGAGATCCCAGATTATAAAGCGGATGTATGTGTGGCATTTGCACAGGGAAATATGGGAAAAGCAATCATGCTTGCCAATTCAGATTATTTTAATGAGATCAAAGAAGAGGTCGTTCATTTACTGAGAAATATTGACGAGATGGATGTCCCTGAATTGATGGATGCAGTGAAAAAGTGCATGACTTATAAGCTGGAGATCAATGATTATCTTGATATGATGGCGATATGGTACAGAGATGTACTGATTTATAAAGCGACGAAGAATGTGGACCGGGTCGTATTTTCGGATCAGCTTCGTTATATCAAAGCCCGTGCCAGCAAGAGCTCTTATGAGGGAATTGAAAAAATACTTGAGGCACTTGAGACGGCGAAGGCACGAATGAAAGCAAATGTAAACTTCGAGCTGGTGATCGAGCTGCTGTTACTGACAATAAAGGAGAATTAA
- a CDS encoding spore maturation protein, giving the protein MHILLYISNYFIPFLILSIIICGLTAKIDVYETFITGAKNGCRTVIRLVPTLIGLMTATGILRASGFLDVISSFIGKFTNLIGFPGELVPLSIVKMFSSSAASGLLVDLYKTYGTDSRIGLIASLSMSCTETIFYTMSVYFMTARIRHTRYTLPGAVFATFAGLAASVLLAGYYS; this is encoded by the coding sequence TTGCACATTCTTCTCTACATCTCCAACTACTTTATCCCATTTCTGATCCTTTCCATCATCATCTGTGGACTGACTGCAAAAATTGATGTCTATGAAACCTTTATCACCGGTGCAAAAAATGGCTGCCGTACCGTCATCCGGCTTGTCCCGACTCTGATCGGACTGATGACTGCAACGGGAATCCTCCGGGCATCCGGGTTTCTCGACGTGATTTCCTCTTTCATCGGAAAATTCACGAATTTGATCGGATTTCCCGGAGAACTTGTCCCTCTTTCCATTGTAAAAATGTTCTCGTCCTCTGCTGCCTCCGGTCTGCTTGTTGATCTCTATAAAACTTACGGAACTGATTCCCGGATCGGACTCATCGCCTCACTGTCCATGTCCTGTACCGAAACCATTTTTTACACTATGAGTGTCTACTTTATGACTGCCAGGATCCGCCATACCCGTTATACGCTTCCCGGAGCTGTTTTTGCAACCTTTGCCGGACTCGCCGCCAGCGTCCTGCTCGCAGGTTACTATTCCTGA
- the rsmI gene encoding 16S rRNA (cytidine(1402)-2'-O)-methyltransferase — MAGILYLVATPIGNLEDMTFRAVRVLKEVDLIAAEDTRNSIKLLNHFEIQTPMTSYHEFNKYEKGKKLVEKLLDGMNIAVITDAGTPGISDPGEELVKMCYEAGVRVSSVPGPAACVTALTMSGLGTRRFAFEAFLPPDKKEREAVLTELETETRTIVMYEAPHRLVKTLKLLSERLGVRRITVCRELTKKHETAFLTTIPEAVAYYEANDPKGECVLVIEGRSREEMRQEEQARWEEMSIEEHMEHYLAQGMNRKDAMKQTAKDRGMQKREVYNYLEKIKE, encoded by the coding sequence ATGGCAGGAATCTTATACCTGGTGGCGACACCGATTGGAAATCTGGAGGATATGACGTTCCGGGCAGTCCGGGTTCTGAAAGAAGTTGATCTGATCGCAGCAGAAGATACACGGAATAGTATCAAGCTGCTGAACCATTTTGAGATACAGACTCCCATGACGAGTTATCATGAGTTTAATAAGTATGAAAAGGGAAAAAAGCTGGTTGAGAAGCTGCTGGATGGTATGAATATCGCTGTGATCACGGATGCAGGAACTCCGGGAATTTCAGACCCGGGGGAAGAGCTGGTGAAGATGTGCTATGAGGCAGGAGTAAGAGTCAGTTCAGTACCGGGGCCGGCTGCATGCGTGACAGCGTTGACGATGTCGGGACTTGGGACAAGACGTTTTGCATTTGAGGCGTTTCTTCCGCCAGATAAAAAAGAGCGGGAGGCAGTGCTGACAGAGCTGGAGACGGAGACGAGAACGATTGTTATGTATGAAGCTCCGCACCGGCTGGTGAAGACATTAAAGCTGCTGTCTGAACGTCTGGGAGTACGTCGGATCACGGTTTGCCGTGAGCTGACGAAGAAGCACGAGACCGCATTTCTGACAACTATCCCTGAAGCGGTGGCTTATTACGAAGCAAATGATCCAAAAGGGGAATGTGTGCTGGTGATCGAGGGACGCAGCAGAGAAGAGATGCGGCAGGAGGAACAGGCACGCTGGGAAGAGATGAGCATTGAGGAGCATATGGAACATTATCTCGCACAGGGGATGAACCGGAAAGATGCCATGAAGCAGACCGCAAAAGACCGGGGGATGCAGAAGAGGGAAGTTTATAATTACCTTGAAAAGATAAAAGAGTAA
- a CDS encoding ABC transporter ATP-binding protein, whose product MSDIMFEHLTKTYPNGFISVDDVTLKIQDGEFVVFHGPSGCGKSTILRMIGGLEDITSGKIYLGDELLNDILPRDRKLAMAFQNYLLYKYLNVYENMALGLRLRDFPRNVIDSRVNTAAQFLGISDILHEKIKNISDAEKQRVALGRAIVCHPKVLLVDEDFAHQNDDRRHEMLSDILRINRELGVTVLYVTNDPEEALSLDSRIIFMRDGKIEEDRKA is encoded by the coding sequence ATGTCTGATATAATGTTTGAACACCTGACCAAAACTTATCCCAACGGATTCATCTCCGTTGATGATGTTACTTTAAAAATTCAGGACGGAGAATTTGTCGTATTTCATGGACCGAGCGGCTGTGGCAAGTCCACGATTCTTCGGATGATCGGCGGACTGGAAGATATCACATCAGGAAAGATTTATCTTGGCGATGAACTGCTCAACGATATCCTTCCCCGCGACAGAAAACTGGCAATGGCATTCCAGAATTATCTGCTTTACAAATATCTGAATGTCTATGAGAATATGGCTCTTGGTCTCCGGCTGAGAGATTTTCCGAGAAATGTCATCGACAGCCGTGTCAACACTGCGGCACAATTCCTCGGAATCTCTGATATTCTTCATGAAAAGATCAAAAATATTTCTGATGCAGAAAAGCAGCGGGTCGCACTTGGACGGGCGATCGTCTGCCACCCGAAAGTACTCCTTGTTGATGAAGATTTTGCACATCAGAACGATGATCGACGTCATGAGATGCTCAGCGACATCTTACGCATTAACAGAGAACTCGGCGTAACCGTCCTGTATGTGACAAATGACCCTGAAGAAGCTCTCTCTCTGGATTCCCGCATTATTTTCATGAGAGATGGCAAGATCGAAGAAGATCGCAAAGCATAA
- a CDS encoding PSP1 domain-containing protein: MINVIGVRFRTAGKIYFFSPGQFAVKQGDHVIVETARGVEYGRVVSGPKEVSDDSVVQPLKSVIRIATDEDKRTVEENHQKEKEAFKICQEKIRKHNLDMKLIDAEYTFDNNKVLFYFTADGRIDFRELVKDLAAVFRTRIELRQIGVRDETKIRGGLGICGRPLCCSTYLTEFAAVSIKMAKEQNLSLNPTKISGVCGRLMCCLTNEEETYEVLNSQLPSVGDMVTTSDGLTGVVQSLSVLRGLVKVVVNLEDDEKEIREYKATDLKFRPRRKKKNPKKDGDSKENGK; encoded by the coding sequence ATGATAAATGTAATAGGCGTTAGGTTTCGTACTGCGGGAAAGATTTATTTCTTTTCACCGGGACAGTTTGCTGTGAAGCAGGGTGACCATGTCATTGTAGAAACTGCCCGGGGTGTGGAGTACGGGCGGGTTGTGAGCGGTCCGAAGGAGGTAAGTGACGATTCGGTTGTTCAGCCATTGAAGTCGGTAATCCGAATTGCAACGGACGAGGATAAGCGGACTGTCGAAGAGAATCATCAGAAAGAAAAAGAGGCATTTAAGATCTGTCAGGAAAAGATTCGGAAGCATAATCTGGACATGAAGCTGATCGATGCAGAGTATACATTTGATAATAATAAAGTACTTTTTTATTTTACGGCAGACGGAAGGATTGATTTCCGTGAGCTGGTGAAAGATCTGGCGGCTGTATTCAGGACAAGGATTGAACTGAGGCAGATTGGCGTGCGTGATGAGACGAAGATCCGTGGTGGACTGGGAATCTGTGGTCGTCCGCTTTGTTGCAGCACCTATCTGACTGAATTTGCAGCGGTTTCTATCAAAATGGCAAAGGAACAGAATCTTTCTCTGAATCCGACAAAGATATCAGGTGTCTGTGGCCGTTTGATGTGCTGTCTGACGAACGAGGAGGAAACGTATGAGGTTTTGAACAGCCAGCTTCCGTCTGTGGGAGATATGGTGACAACTTCAGATGGACTTACGGGAGTTGTGCAGTCCTTAAGTGTTCTGCGTGGACTGGTGAAAGTGGTCGTAAATCTGGAGGATGATGAGAAAGAGATCCGGGAGTATAAAGCGACAGATCTGAAGTTCCGTCCTCGCAGGAAAAAGAAAAATCCTAAGAAAGATGGAGATTCAAAAGAAAATGGAAAGTAA
- a CDS encoding DUF885 domain-containing protein: protein MRFWEKKEEQRSCTMQRMRKICVAGLFLVVLGFGGCAEIADENGKAGSSVSEDERFEAYTREVFCSEVSANAVSLHYTLKYPQEYGIESAPAVYGTVVTDEQAVKAGVENMEKALITFEKNKLSVENQITYDVLQSYLDSAERSAEYLWYDEPLGTVSGVQTQLPVVLSEYRFYEKEDADTYLDLMRSTGNYFDEVIAFERGKSEKGLFMSEKLADAVIEQCQAFLDMGNGNYLYSTFVERMRESGKFTEEEMGEYTKKNAQVIEEVVCPAYERLMAAVRELKGTGKNEEGLCGLPQGQEYYQVLVDQSVGTKESIVQLEELTRRQMEDDITAMEGVLGAKVEEAKESAADMKQGTAELILKKLSDGIEKAFPETPDTTLEVKYVPKEMEEHLSPAFYMIPAIDNSRENVIYINQGQMRDDLSLFTTLAHEGYPGHLYQTIFYESTDPDPVRSIFNFGGYVEGWATYAEMCSYYLTPLPKEQATILQKNGSVILALYALADMGIHYDGWSRIDTTAFFAKYGISDAETIQKIYDLILGSPGNYLKYYIGYVKFLELKKCWAEKMGEDFSQKEFHRAVLSVGPAPFDVVETYMWNYAQ, encoded by the coding sequence ATGAGATTCTGGGAAAAGAAAGAGGAACAAAGGAGCTGTACCATGCAGAGGATGAGAAAGATCTGTGTGGCAGGGCTTTTTTTAGTTGTGCTGGGATTTGGCGGCTGTGCAGAAATAGCAGATGAAAATGGGAAGGCAGGGAGTTCAGTCAGTGAGGATGAACGATTTGAAGCATATACGAGGGAAGTGTTCTGTAGTGAAGTATCGGCAAATGCAGTCAGTCTGCATTATACATTAAAGTATCCGCAGGAATATGGGATCGAATCCGCTCCTGCAGTTTACGGAACAGTGGTCACGGATGAACAGGCGGTGAAAGCCGGTGTGGAAAATATGGAGAAAGCGTTGATAACTTTTGAAAAAAATAAATTAAGTGTGGAAAACCAGATCACTTATGATGTTCTGCAATCTTATTTGGACAGTGCAGAAAGAAGTGCAGAGTATTTGTGGTATGATGAACCTCTTGGTACAGTCAGCGGTGTGCAGACCCAGCTTCCGGTAGTGCTTTCGGAATACCGGTTTTATGAAAAAGAGGATGCTGATACATACCTGGATCTGATGAGATCAACAGGAAATTATTTTGATGAAGTAATTGCATTTGAGCGGGGAAAATCGGAGAAAGGACTTTTTATGTCAGAGAAACTGGCAGATGCAGTGATAGAACAATGTCAGGCATTTCTGGATATGGGAAACGGAAATTATCTCTATTCTACTTTTGTGGAGCGGATGCGGGAAAGCGGAAAATTTACGGAAGAGGAGATGGGCGAGTATACGAAAAAAAATGCACAGGTTATAGAAGAAGTGGTCTGTCCTGCTTATGAAAGGCTGATGGCAGCAGTACGTGAACTGAAAGGAACAGGAAAAAATGAGGAAGGTCTGTGCGGGCTGCCACAGGGGCAGGAATATTATCAGGTGTTGGTGGACCAGTCCGTGGGAACGAAGGAATCGATCGTGCAGTTGGAAGAACTGACACGCAGACAGATGGAAGATGACATTACTGCCATGGAGGGCGTACTGGGGGCAAAGGTGGAAGAAGCGAAAGAATCTGCGGCAGATATGAAGCAGGGGACAGCGGAACTGATCCTGAAAAAATTGTCGGATGGGATAGAAAAAGCATTCCCGGAGACACCGGACACTACATTGGAAGTCAAGTATGTTCCGAAGGAAATGGAAGAACATTTAAGTCCGGCTTTTTATATGATTCCTGCAATCGACAACAGCAGGGAAAATGTGATCTATATCAATCAGGGGCAGATGCGGGATGATCTGTCGCTCTTCACAACGCTTGCCCATGAAGGGTATCCGGGGCATTTATATCAGACAATCTTTTATGAAAGTACAGATCCTGATCCAGTCAGAAGTATTTTCAATTTTGGCGGTTATGTGGAGGGATGGGCAACTTATGCGGAAATGTGTAGTTATTATCTGACACCACTTCCGAAAGAACAGGCTACGATCCTGCAGAAAAATGGTTCCGTGATCCTTGCATTATATGCACTGGCAGATATGGGAATCCATTATGATGGCTGGAGCAGGATAGATACGACAGCCTTTTTTGCAAAATACGGAATTTCAGATGCAGAAACGATACAGAAAATCTACGATCTGATCCTTGGTTCACCGGGCAATTATCTGAAATATTATATTGGATATGTCAAATTTCTGGAATTGAAGAAATGCTGGGCGGAAAAAATGGGAGAGGATTTCAGTCAGAAAGAGTTTCACCGGGCAGTGCTGAGTGTAGGACCTGCACCGTTCGATGTGGTTGAAACGTATATGTGGAACTATGCACAATAA
- a CDS encoding tRNA1(Val) (adenine(37)-N6)-methyltransferase produces MEIQKKMESNLLKQGERLDDLQLGGLGLIQDPDKFCFGVDAVLLSDFAKVRQGETVLDMGTGNGIIPVLLAGKTEGKHFTGLEIQADTAEMAQRSVRYNHLEDRVEIVTGDIKEAATIFKPAFFDVITTNPPYMLAEHGLRNPDDRKAIARHEVLCTLDDILRESMRLLQDKGRFYMIHRPFRLTEILTKMSQYKIEPKRIQFVHPYLDKEPTMVLVEGMRGAKPRVKIEPPLIMYSRDGGLRMENGYGHTGG; encoded by the coding sequence ATGGAGATTCAAAAGAAAATGGAAAGTAATCTGTTAAAGCAGGGCGAGAGGTTAGATGATCTTCAGCTTGGTGGTCTGGGACTGATCCAGGATCCGGACAAGTTCTGCTTTGGTGTGGATGCGGTTCTTCTTTCAGACTTTGCAAAGGTGCGTCAGGGAGAAACGGTACTTGATATGGGAACAGGGAATGGAATTATCCCTGTTCTTTTGGCTGGAAAGACAGAGGGAAAGCATTTTACCGGACTGGAGATTCAGGCAGATACGGCTGAGATGGCACAGAGAAGTGTCCGTTATAATCACTTGGAGGACAGAGTGGAGATTGTGACCGGAGATATAAAGGAGGCCGCAACAATTTTCAAACCGGCTTTTTTTGATGTGATCACGACGAATCCACCTTATATGCTGGCAGAGCATGGACTCAGGAATCCAGATGACAGAAAGGCGATCGCAAGGCATGAAGTCTTGTGTACATTGGATGATATTTTGCGGGAGAGTATGCGTCTTTTGCAGGATAAGGGCAGATTTTATATGATCCACCGACCGTTCCGGCTGACGGAGATCCTGACGAAGATGAGTCAGTACAAGATTGAGCCAAAGAGGATTCAGTTTGTTCATCCGTATCTTGATAAAGAGCCAACGATGGTGCTTGTGGAAGGAATGCGGGGAGCGAAGCCGAGAGTGAAGATCGAACCGCCTCTGATCATGTACTCCAGGGATGGAGGTCTGCGGATGGAGAATGGATATGGGCATACAGGAGGTTGA
- a CDS encoding aminotransferase class I/II-fold pyridoxal phosphate-dependent enzyme, producing MEHLYDKLVKYSVSDYYGFHMPGHKRQQITGAEKLPYEIDITEIEGFDDLHHAEDLFINLQEYAAEVFHAEETHYLVNGSTVGLLSAVLGCTGYGDRILMARNCHKSVYNAVDLNGLIPEYVYPEFDETTDLNGEIRVEKIEQILEKDRGMNREAGIKAVVITSPTYDGVVSDIERISEVVHKYGIPLIVDEAHGAHFGFHEYFPQNANVRGADIVIHSLHKTLPSLTQTALLHMNGKLVDRDSVRRYLHMLQSSSPSYILMASIDECIRLVDEEREKVFKPYVEMLCQLRKEIGKLKNLQLLETMQYDASKIVISARGRMSGKELQEILLENDHLQMEMAAGSYVIAMTGPGDTQEGMNRLLNALRNLDKRLDEVLQGNRKQDKNLDEVLSGNRKMDAATMKKDPGFCRHPLIPAERVVESAKVKGRKGLAVPWQEAAGKVSLEFVYLYPPGIPIVVPGERVSEEAVQQILDYEKNGFTIEGTKKKDRLEVLKNG from the coding sequence ATGGAACATTTATATGATAAATTAGTAAAGTACAGTGTATCAGATTATTATGGATTTCATATGCCCGGACATAAGCGACAACAGATCACTGGAGCAGAGAAACTTCCTTATGAAATTGATATTACGGAAATTGAAGGATTTGATGATCTGCATCATGCAGAAGATCTTTTTATAAACTTGCAGGAGTATGCGGCAGAAGTTTTTCACGCAGAGGAAACGCATTATCTGGTAAATGGAAGTACTGTGGGACTTTTGAGTGCAGTACTTGGATGTACCGGATACGGAGACAGGATTTTGATGGCGAGAAATTGTCATAAATCTGTTTACAATGCAGTAGACTTAAATGGGTTGATTCCGGAGTATGTTTATCCTGAATTTGACGAAACTACAGATCTTAATGGAGAGATCCGGGTAGAAAAAATAGAACAGATCCTGGAAAAGGACAGGGGGATGAACCGGGAAGCCGGAATAAAGGCGGTAGTGATCACTTCACCGACTTATGATGGTGTGGTATCGGATATTGAGCGGATCAGTGAAGTGGTTCATAAGTATGGGATTCCGCTGATTGTGGATGAAGCACATGGGGCTCATTTCGGATTTCATGAGTATTTTCCCCAAAATGCAAATGTAAGAGGAGCCGATATAGTGATCCACAGTCTTCACAAGACACTTCCGTCACTGACGCAGACGGCACTGCTGCACATGAATGGAAAGCTTGTAGATCGAGATAGTGTGAGACGATATCTTCATATGCTTCAGAGCAGCAGCCCTTCTTATATTTTAATGGCTTCGATTGATGAATGTATCCGACTGGTCGACGAGGAAAGGGAAAAGGTTTTTAAACCTTATGTGGAAATGCTCTGCCAGTTAAGAAAGGAAATTGGAAAACTGAAGAATCTTCAATTACTGGAAACGATGCAGTATGATGCTTCTAAGATTGTGATTTCTGCGAGGGGAAGAATGAGTGGCAAAGAATTGCAGGAAATCCTTTTGGAAAACGATCATTTACAGATGGAGATGGCAGCGGGTTCTTATGTGATTGCAATGACCGGACCGGGAGATACGCAGGAAGGAATGAACCGGTTGCTCAATGCACTAAGGAATTTAGATAAGAGATTGGATGAAGTACTGCAGGGGAACAGGAAACAGGATAAGAACCTGGATGAAGTACTATCAGGAAATAGAAAAATGGATGCAGCTACGATGAAAAAAGATCCGGGATTTTGCAGGCATCCGCTTATTCCGGCAGAAAGAGTAGTGGAAAGTGCAAAGGTGAAAGGACGAAAAGGACTGGCTGTTCCATGGCAGGAAGCTGCGGGGAAGGTTTCATTGGAATTTGTTTATTTATATCCACCGGGTATTCCGATTGTTGTACCGGGAGAGAGAGTTTCGGAAGAAGCTGTGCAGCAGATTCTGGATTATGAGAAGAATGGTTTTACCATTGAAGGAACGAAGAAAAAGGACAGACTGGAGGTTTTGAAAAATGGGTAA